From Corticium candelabrum chromosome 13, ooCorCand1.1, whole genome shotgun sequence, a single genomic window includes:
- the LOC134189075 gene encoding uncharacterized protein LOC134189075: MFNPKHTSTEAIEIEVLHQDDDSKAWIPIKEGQIQQMVANAMEDTGSKSNCAGRKLQQYEYATLSRQVINMMQKYSNIHLALPRVIIHVCDHGGQENLFSSFAPFVASNSVYLMVYDVSIPLEAEAQSSVRLDVEGDYRHLEVKLHHMKYNKDWINHHLSAISVSSVSKHRQLADESRSETEEKLTNVSNTESTGNAVVKSSAQGIGSVFDCVSPPAIFAATHADKIVGKEEEVMRKQDAVLNRMLRDKPYTGHVYRRPPESQSPLFKSELCFCIDNTKSHPPLRQNDRYAFRWDSEENLEEDPELVSLRNLVLSKIEEHCTQELIPITWLLIEDKVYEIRDKSHDKIIPFEKLVEVGVEQCSMKSSNEVSDALSHLHNFSIVVYFSSSSILRHYVFIDAQWVFTSLSRLCPLHSTGLPANLRKDFDMLTKKGIMSQKLANYFFRDLKDEDRSKMLEAAQLLDIVSKHQKSEQDIEYFVPSALREHYEAKIEVKSSSNDIPSPAPLVLRPDSVGMFIEALFFRLLNRCVCQYPYKPSLYRNYAILHTENACDIKLFYTYDYVLVGLIPEDSLSYEDVRKSCVEARQFIVKSLDEVKQQGLLGFEYSVCFRHLKSGQNSFLPVNSDRLVSLNDYPKDKRLLYTDNSTACLTAEEKKSIDIWFSPRESDLSSVPMASTAERQNASTDGGKQRASESALFTGNVERDYESLTRAVVHCGSGQWHEIGLQLGMNEDQIALKTYNKPHFTGRLVALIEARRAKVSKQQTIEDLLKACRQIPHPIYEDVIQQWEKEGLGQ, encoded by the exons ATGTTCAATCCTAAGCATACAAGCACAGAAGCAATAGAAATAGAGGTGTTGCACCAAGATGATGACAGCAAGGCATGGATTCCAATCAAGGAAGGTCAGATTCAACAAATGGTTGCAAATGCCATGGAAGATACAGGAAGTAAG TCAAATTGTGCAGGAAGGAAACTGCAGCAATATGAGTACGCAACACTGAGCAGGCAGGTCATAAACATGATGCAAAAATACAGCAACATACATTTAGCTCTACCCAGAGTAATAATTCATGTGTGTGACCACGGTGGACAAGAAAACTTGTTTTCAAGCTTTGCTCCATTTGTGGCTTCCAATTCTGTCTATCTCATGGTATATGATGTGTCAATACCACTGGAAGCTGAAGCTCAGTCATCGGTGAGACTCGATGTTGAAGGCGATTATCGCCACTTAGAAGTGAAGCTTCATCACATGAAATACAACAAGGACTGGATCAATCATCATTTGTCCGCCATCAGTGTCAGTTCTGTGTCCAAACATCGTCAATTAGCAGATGAGAGTAGGAGTGAAACTGAAGAGAAACTTACAAATGTCAG caACACAGAGTCCACTGGAAATGCTGTAGTAAAGAGTAGTGCTCAAGGCATTGGATCAGTATTTGATTGTGTGTCTCCACCTGCTATTTTTGCAGCCACTCATGCTGATAAAATTGTTGGTAAAGAGGAAGAAGTGATGAGAAAACAAGATGCAGTTCTCAACAGAATGTTACGTGACAAGCCATACACAGGTCATGTTTACCGTCGACCACCTGAAAGCCAATCACCATTGTTTAAGTCAGAGTTGTGTTTCTGTATTGACAATACAAAGTCACATCCACCATTACGTCAAAATGATAG GTACGCGTTTAGATGGGACTCTGAAGAGAACCTTGAAGAGGACCCTGAATTAGTTTCATTACGAAACTTAGTACTATCTAAGATAGAAGAACACTGTACACAAGAACTAATTCCAATCACCTGGCTACTGATCGAAGATAAGGTGTATGAAATAAGAGACAAGTCACATGACAAGATCATTCCGTTTGAAAAGTTGGTAGAAGTAGGTGTAGAGCAATGTTCAATGAAGTCATCCAATGAAGTGTCTGATGCTCTCTCTCATTTGCATAACTTTTCTATTGTGGTCTACTTTTCATCGTCTTCAATCCTTCGACATTATGTATTCATTGATGCTCAGTGGGTGTTCACGTCTCTCTCTCGCCTCTGTCCTTTGCATTCCACGGGTTTGCCTGCTAATCTTCGAAAGGACTTCGATATGCTTACCAAGAAAGGCATCATGTCGCAAAAGCTTGCCAATTATTTCTTCCGCGATCTGAAAGATGAAGATCGCAGCAAAATGCTAGAAGCGGCACAACTGCTCGATATTGTGTCAAAACATCAAAAGTCTGAGCAGGATATTGAGTACTTTGTCCCCAGTGCCCTGCGGGAACATTATGAAGCTAAAATTGAGGTGAAAAGCAGTAGTAATGATATTCCAAGTCCTGCTCCTCTTGTGTTGAGGCCAGACAGCGTTGGCATGTTCATAGAGGCATTGTTCTTTCGTCTCTTGAATCGATGTGTTTGTCAGTATCCGTACAAGCCTTCGTTATATCGTAACTATGCTATTTTACACACAGAAAATGCCTGTGACATTAAACTATTCTATACCTATGATTATGTTCTTGTGGGGCTGATACCAGAAGACTCATTGTCATATGAAGACGTAAGGAAGAGTTGTGTCGAAGCCCGTCAATTTATCGTCAAGTCATTGGACGAAGTGAAGCAGCAAGGATTATTGGGTTTCGAGTACTCAGTCTGTTTCCGACATCTGAAATCAGGTCAAAATAGTTTCCTGCCCGTCAACAGTGATCGACTCGTGTCTTTAAATGATTACCCTAAAGATAAACGTTTGCTGTATACCGATAATTCAACAGCTTGTCTCACAGCTGAAGAGAAGAAGTCGATAGACATCTGGTTTTCTCCAAGAG AATCTGATCTTTCGAGTGTACCAATGGCTTCAACAGCTGAGCGTCAGAATGCAtcaacag ATGGTGGAAAGCAACGTGCAAGTGAATCTGCATTATTTACAG GCAATGTCGAGAGAGATTATGAATCTCTAACCAGAGCTGTTGTTCATTGTGGCAGCGGCCAGTGGCATGAAATTGGCCTGCAGTTGGGAATGAACGAAGACCAGATTGCGTTAAAAACTTATAATAAGCCTCACTTCACTGGGAGACTAGTCGCTCTGATTGAAGCAAGAAGAGCGAAAGTATCCAAACAGCAGACAATAGAAGATTTGTTGAAGGCTTGCCGACAGATACCTCACCCTATATATGAGGATGTGATACAGCAATGGGAGAAAGAAG GATTGGGGCAGTAG